The following proteins are co-located in the Myxococcota bacterium genome:
- a CDS encoding carboxyl transferase domain-containing protein, translating to PIVRLVDGTGGGGSVKSLETTRRTYVPANPAMEIMAESLATVPVVAAALGPVAGLGAARVVLSHFSVMPRGTAQLFVAGPPVVRRGIGQDVDKETLGGSSIHTRESGAVDNEVASEDEAFAQIRRFLSYLPSSVFELPPVAPSLDPPTRRAEELLQIVPRSRRQPHDVRRIIGLVCDAASFFEISPRFGRSLVTGLARLGGRPVGVLGNDPKWLGGAIDGPAADKWTRFVDLCDTFHLPIVSFVDNPGFLVGVAGERQGTIRRGARAIAAVYQATVPTASILVRRVFGVAGAAHGNHSKLNLRYAWPSGDWGSLPIEGGVEAAYKRELAAAPDPEALRHELETKLHAMRSPFRTAEIFGVEEIIDPRDTRPLLCEWAETAYRLLPAEVGVKRRGMRP from the coding sequence CCGATCGTGCGCCTGGTCGACGGCACGGGCGGCGGCGGCAGCGTGAAGTCACTCGAGACCACGCGCCGCACCTACGTGCCCGCCAATCCCGCCATGGAGATCATGGCCGAGTCACTCGCCACGGTGCCGGTGGTGGCGGCCGCGCTCGGCCCCGTGGCCGGGCTGGGCGCCGCGCGCGTGGTGCTGTCGCACTTCTCGGTCATGCCGCGCGGCACGGCCCAGCTGTTCGTCGCCGGGCCGCCCGTGGTGCGCCGCGGCATCGGCCAGGACGTCGACAAGGAGACTCTGGGCGGCTCGTCGATCCACACGCGCGAGAGCGGCGCGGTCGACAACGAGGTCGCGAGCGAGGACGAGGCCTTCGCGCAGATCCGGCGCTTCCTGTCGTATCTCCCGAGCTCGGTCTTCGAGCTGCCGCCGGTCGCGCCCTCTTTGGACCCGCCGACCCGGCGCGCGGAGGAGCTCCTGCAGATCGTGCCGCGCAGCCGGCGCCAGCCGCACGACGTGCGCCGGATCATCGGCCTGGTGTGCGACGCGGCCAGCTTCTTCGAGATCTCTCCGCGCTTCGGGCGCTCACTCGTGACGGGGCTGGCGCGGCTGGGCGGGCGCCCGGTCGGCGTCTTGGGCAACGACCCGAAGTGGCTCGGCGGCGCGATCGACGGACCGGCGGCCGACAAGTGGACGCGCTTCGTCGACCTGTGCGACACCTTCCACCTGCCGATCGTGAGCTTCGTCGACAACCCGGGCTTCCTGGTCGGCGTGGCGGGCGAGCGCCAGGGCACGATCCGGCGCGGCGCGCGCGCGATCGCCGCCGTGTACCAGGCCACCGTGCCGACCGCCTCGATCCTGGTGCGGCGCGTGTTCGGCGTGGCCGGGGCCGCGCACGGCAATCACTCCAAGCTCAACCTGCGCTACGCCTGGCCCTCGGGCGACTGGGGCTCGCTGCCGATCGAAGGCGGCGTCGAGGCGGCCTACAAGCGCGAGCTCGCGGCCGCGCCCGACCCCGAGGCGCTGCGGCACGAGCTCGAGACCAAGCTCCACGCCATGCGCTCCCCGTTCCGCACCGCCGAGATCTTCGGCGTGGAAGAGATCATCGATCCGCGAGACACTCGGCCGCTGCTGTGCGAGTGGGCCGAGACCGCGTACCGTCTGCTACCCGCCGAGGTCGGCGTGAAGCGGCGTGGCATGAGGCCTTGA
- a CDS encoding enoyl-CoA hydratase, which yields MYEQILYDVSDPVATIQLNRPDRLNAWTDRMGEEVRHALAKAEADRSVVGIVLTGAGRGFCAGADLKNLQAISAGERGGRAHAELAADPGDPEMGDSFRKTYSYLMSLRKPIVAAINGPCAGMAMPIALFCDLRFASESATFTTAFVRRGLIAEWGLSWTLPRLVGTAHALDLLLSGRKIDAREAERIGLVNRVLPDEKLVSHCQDYVRELAANSSPSSMMVMKRQVYQQLTRELGPSCDEAVKLMVESFSRPDFKEGVQSFLERRPPKFPRI from the coding sequence GTGTACGAGCAGATTCTCTACGACGTCTCCGACCCGGTCGCGACCATCCAGCTGAACCGGCCGGACCGGCTGAACGCCTGGACCGATCGCATGGGTGAAGAGGTCCGGCACGCGCTGGCCAAGGCCGAAGCCGACCGCAGCGTGGTGGGCATCGTGCTCACCGGCGCGGGCCGCGGCTTCTGCGCGGGCGCGGACCTGAAGAACCTGCAGGCGATCAGCGCGGGCGAGCGCGGCGGCCGGGCCCACGCGGAGCTCGCGGCCGACCCCGGCGACCCCGAGATGGGTGACTCGTTCCGCAAGACCTACTCGTACCTGATGTCGCTGCGCAAGCCGATCGTGGCTGCGATCAACGGCCCGTGCGCGGGCATGGCCATGCCGATCGCGCTGTTCTGCGACCTGCGCTTCGCCAGTGAGTCGGCGACCTTCACCACGGCGTTCGTGCGCCGCGGGCTGATCGCCGAGTGGGGCCTGTCGTGGACCCTGCCGCGGCTGGTCGGCACGGCCCACGCGCTCGACCTCCTGCTCTCGGGCCGCAAGATCGACGCGCGCGAGGCCGAGCGCATCGGGCTCGTGAATCGCGTGCTGCCCGACGAGAAGCTCGTGAGTCACTGCCAGGACTACGTGCGCGAGCTGGCGGCCAACTCCTCGCCCTCGTCCATGATGGTCATGAAGCGCCAGGTCTACCAACAGCTCACGCGCGAGCTCGGGCCGTCTTGTGACGAGGCGGTGAAGCTGATGGTCGAGAGCTTCAGCCGGCCGGACTTCAAGGAGGGCGTGCAGTCCTTCCTGGAGCGCCGTCCGCCGAAGTTCCCGAGGATCTGA
- a CDS encoding exosortase/archaeosortase family protein, translating to MTRRWLWLAIFALAFAPTFAWLVGRWTDSIYRNGHGIFVPFLIAYLALDQLKQDTDPEPRASAWGFAFVGAAVALLVFDSAIKTQILSALALVLALPGLSLLFLGGARTRAIALPLAIGLFMLPIPAGAISALFMVLRTITAIAVAAVLPFLGLPVARDGTILAIPGQSVNVADNCSGFATLYAAILTAVILAHLSRSPARRAIVLAAAVPLALACNVVRVTVLTLLVSRYGGGILETWIHPGSGLFLFVFVIGALVWLAGRDALHGAAGNARPPLSGRFALPAAALFAVALVPVSIHSYLHVRRDDCANPDALVPAMGPGMVTAERDAEVRRNFDVHQWREGRLPPGEGAPELKFAIVRSYDPKQLYYRGTRRLWWDIEPGGDQPDWLEVDGAKLPIVRSRLGGDDDAHRDRDAVIESFTVYEGKPVENGWRTQLRAAPRQAFTGSRPMTLFAIRSDVNASQREAAERRAREWLAASWRNYRAVCGAE from the coding sequence ATGACGCGCCGCTGGCTCTGGCTCGCCATCTTCGCGCTCGCGTTCGCGCCGACGTTCGCCTGGCTCGTGGGGCGTTGGACGGACTCGATCTACCGCAACGGTCACGGGATCTTCGTGCCGTTCCTGATCGCCTACCTCGCGCTGGACCAGCTGAAGCAGGACACCGACCCCGAGCCGCGCGCGTCGGCCTGGGGCTTCGCGTTCGTGGGCGCGGCGGTGGCGCTCCTGGTGTTCGACAGCGCGATCAAGACCCAGATCCTGTCGGCGCTCGCGCTGGTGCTCGCGCTGCCCGGGCTGTCACTCCTGTTTCTCGGTGGCGCGCGCACGCGCGCGATCGCGCTGCCGCTCGCGATCGGTCTGTTCATGCTGCCGATCCCCGCCGGCGCGATCTCGGCGCTGTTCATGGTGCTGCGCACGATCACCGCGATCGCGGTCGCGGCCGTGCTGCCGTTCCTGGGCCTGCCCGTGGCGCGCGACGGCACGATCCTCGCGATCCCCGGCCAGAGCGTGAACGTGGCCGACAACTGCAGCGGCTTTGCGACGCTGTACGCGGCGATCCTGACCGCGGTCATCCTCGCCCACCTGTCGCGCAGCCCGGCGCGGCGCGCGATCGTGCTCGCGGCCGCCGTTCCGCTCGCGCTCGCCTGCAACGTGGTGCGAGTCACCGTGCTGACTCTCCTGGTGAGCCGCTACGGCGGCGGGATCCTCGAGACCTGGATCCACCCGGGCTCGGGTCTGTTCCTGTTCGTGTTCGTGATCGGGGCGCTGGTCTGGCTCGCGGGCCGCGACGCGCTGCATGGCGCGGCCGGCAACGCACGGCCGCCGCTCTCGGGGCGCTTCGCGCTGCCCGCGGCTGCGCTGTTCGCCGTGGCGCTGGTGCCGGTCTCGATCCACTCGTACCTGCACGTGCGCAGGGACGACTGCGCGAACCCCGACGCGCTCGTGCCCGCCATGGGCCCCGGCATGGTGACTGCGGAGCGCGACGCCGAGGTGCGGCGCAACTTCGACGTGCACCAGTGGCGCGAGGGCCGGCTGCCGCCGGGCGAGGGCGCGCCCGAGCTCAAGTTCGCGATCGTGCGCTCCTACGACCCCAAGCAGCTCTACTACCGCGGCACGCGCCGGCTGTGGTGGGACATCGAGCCCGGCGGCGACCAGCCCGACTGGCTCGAGGTCGACGGCGCGAAGCTGCCGATCGTGCGCTCGAGGCTCGGAGGCGACGACGACGCACACCGCGACCGGGACGCGGTGATCGAGTCGTTCACCGTCTACGAGGGCAAGCCCGTCGAGAACGGCTGGCGCACCCAGCTGCGCGCGGCGCCGCGGCAAGCGTTCACGGGCAGCCGCCCGATGACCCTGTTCGCGATCCGCAGCGACGTGAACGCGTCGCAACGCGAGGCCGCCGAGAGACGCGCGCGCGAGTGGCTCGCGGCTTCCTGGCGCAACTACCGGGCGGTCTGCGGAGCCGAGTAG
- a CDS encoding GDSL-type esterase/lipase family protein, producing the protein MRKLALLVGTLLLMLVLGELALRVLWRNPFASESPDLLLTLRWQHNLTDRLVDRSVLHLDPPKVRFRTDARGFIEPVARVSGPEFTLVFQGGSTTECLVVQEDLRWPNLVPVQLEPMGFRVNALNAGKSGNTAHDSLVNLVELIGSSRPDVVLLMNAVNDVGLLAEYGYARHGSNHDGWRVGLRWAGMSLSSHSALAGLVRRALDFPAQNDLAGVRSEAGKLAGQPDPLPYVARVRAWVRTARAFGIEPVLITEPLSSMRNQYTPPWTDAGALALFNDRVRAIGVEEGASVIDLAALMQRELSVRKPEELYYDGLHVNDDGSRLYARLVAQELAREVLPRVRSRAGYSAPQTAR; encoded by the coding sequence GTGCGTAAGCTCGCGCTGCTGGTCGGCACCCTCTTGCTCATGCTCGTGCTGGGCGAGCTCGCGCTGCGCGTGCTCTGGCGAAACCCGTTCGCCAGCGAGTCACCCGACCTCTTGCTCACGCTGCGCTGGCAGCACAACCTCACCGACCGGCTGGTCGACCGCAGCGTCCTGCACCTCGACCCGCCCAAGGTCCGCTTCCGCACCGACGCGCGCGGCTTCATCGAGCCGGTGGCGCGCGTCAGCGGGCCCGAGTTCACGCTGGTCTTCCAGGGCGGCTCGACTACCGAGTGTCTGGTGGTGCAGGAGGACCTGCGCTGGCCCAACCTGGTGCCGGTGCAGCTCGAGCCCATGGGCTTCCGCGTGAACGCGCTGAACGCCGGCAAGTCGGGCAACACCGCGCACGACTCACTGGTGAACCTGGTCGAGCTGATCGGCTCGAGCCGGCCCGACGTGGTGCTGCTGATGAACGCGGTCAACGACGTGGGGCTCCTGGCCGAGTACGGCTACGCGCGCCACGGCTCGAACCACGACGGCTGGCGCGTCGGGCTGCGCTGGGCGGGCATGTCGCTCTCGAGTCACTCGGCGCTGGCCGGGCTGGTGCGCCGCGCGCTCGACTTCCCGGCGCAGAACGACCTGGCCGGCGTGCGCAGCGAGGCGGGCAAGCTCGCGGGCCAGCCCGACCCGCTGCCCTACGTGGCGCGCGTGCGCGCGTGGGTGCGCACGGCGCGCGCCTTCGGCATCGAGCCGGTGCTGATCACCGAGCCGCTGTCGAGCATGCGCAATCAGTACACGCCGCCCTGGACCGACGCGGGCGCGCTCGCGCTGTTCAACGACCGCGTGCGCGCGATCGGAGTGGAAGAGGGCGCGAGCGTGATCGACCTGGCGGCCCTGATGCAGCGCGAGCTCAGCGTGCGGAAGCCCGAGGAGCTCTACTACGACGGCCTGCACGTGAACGACGACGGCTCGCGCCTGTACGCACGGCTGGTGGCCCAGGAGCTCGCGCGCGAGGTGCTGCCGCGGGTCCGGTCGCGCGCCGGCTACTCGGCTCCGCAGACCGCCCGGTAG
- a CDS encoding GNAT family N-acetyltransferase: MVRALTLADTADARSLLRARPLRNVFLDYVVSAGALGRAPGFLGFESGGRLLGILLIGPLGGTALEVQDPAAYAPLADAAGRAALRPRHIVGSEDVTEPFWNEYARHAPALRWSRREPVFAMRAEDLARSDDGARLVRVDPARPGEAEEITENSAQQHREDLGDDRYAADEAGFRERHHRDVREGRWWVSRVRGQIVFQVHVGAASPTAVQLGGVFVPTWARGRGHATRGMRAVTARMLERHDMVTLYCDEANTAARRVYERLGFRRVYSNRSYLLDEPLEGSPVPS, translated from the coding sequence ATGGTTCGAGCCCTGACTCTGGCCGACACGGCGGACGCGCGCAGTCTCTTGCGCGCCCGGCCGCTGCGGAACGTCTTCCTGGACTACGTGGTCTCGGCCGGTGCGTTGGGGCGTGCACCGGGCTTCCTGGGCTTCGAGTCGGGTGGCCGCCTGCTGGGAATCCTGTTGATCGGGCCTCTGGGCGGGACCGCGCTCGAGGTGCAGGACCCCGCGGCCTACGCGCCGCTCGCCGACGCCGCAGGGCGCGCCGCGCTGCGCCCGCGCCACATCGTGGGCAGCGAGGACGTGACCGAGCCGTTCTGGAATGAGTACGCGCGCCACGCACCGGCGCTGCGCTGGTCGCGGCGCGAGCCGGTGTTCGCCATGCGCGCCGAGGACCTCGCGCGCAGCGACGACGGCGCGCGGCTGGTGCGCGTCGACCCCGCGCGGCCGGGCGAGGCCGAGGAGATCACCGAGAACAGCGCCCAGCAGCACCGCGAAGACCTGGGCGACGACCGCTACGCGGCCGACGAGGCCGGCTTCCGCGAGCGCCACCACCGCGACGTGCGCGAGGGCCGCTGGTGGGTCTCGCGCGTGCGCGGCCAGATCGTGTTCCAGGTGCACGTGGGCGCGGCGAGCCCGACCGCCGTGCAGCTCGGCGGCGTCTTCGTGCCGACCTGGGCGCGCGGGCGCGGCCACGCCACGCGCGGCATGCGCGCGGTGACCGCGCGCATGCTCGAGCGCCACGACATGGTGACCCTGTACTGCGACGAGGCGAACACCGCTGCGCGCCGCGTGTACGAACGGCTCGGCTTCCGGCGCGTGTACTCCAACCGGAGCTACCTGCTCGACGAGCCGCTCGAGGGCTCGCCCGTCCCGTCGTGA
- a CDS encoding ABC transporter ATP-binding protein encodes MSWNGPELAPARDAGLDLRGLARLVVRTWPLLRGLRRHLVLLALSASALLLAGLSCFLVLAPALWNGVLQGHDFSPLAARVLGLDPAAASALTPELRRHAAERLTWLVGGVAIATAAGAMAVMYYGVWILQRLNQSLRMQMVDRLQALSLRFHDQSRVGDAIYRTVQDSAMVTQIVQSFLLAPGFALLRFVALTAVLASFSPWLALALVAVWLPLGVLAHTLGARLRGRFRVARASNSALTSQIQESLSGMRVIKAFGLEAFEQARFESASRAAFAGARAARSWVAAFGVGAFWAVGAVVLGATLVATLATAEARPLWLAEVASRLQIGPLQAFLLQAGFAVWTLGLYNTWKGLYASGSDGITDVFRVWTHAQDIAVGLDRAFELLEREPEIADAPDARPLAPLAHEIAFRDVSFAYRPDRPALVGVDFTAPVGGVTALVGPTGAGKSTVMALLLRLFDPDSGAIEIDGVDLRRLRVAELRRAVAIALQENVLFAASIRENIRYARPGASDSEVRAAARVACADEFIAALPEGYDTQLGERGAKLSTGQRQRLTLARALLKDPRVLLLDEPTASLDAETEHRLVRNLAEWGRGRCIFLVTHRPSTVRLADRVVFLDHGKVVETGTPAELLARPGGAYRALAEADASAAGARP; translated from the coding sequence ATGAGCTGGAACGGACCCGAGCTCGCCCCGGCTCGCGACGCCGGGCTGGACTTGCGCGGGCTGGCCCGGCTGGTCGTGCGCACGTGGCCGCTCCTGCGCGGCCTGCGCCGGCATCTCGTGCTGCTGGCGCTCTCGGCGTCGGCGCTCCTGCTCGCCGGGCTCTCCTGCTTCCTGGTGCTGGCGCCGGCGCTCTGGAACGGGGTGCTGCAGGGCCACGACTTCTCGCCCCTGGCGGCGCGCGTGCTCGGGCTCGACCCGGCGGCCGCGAGCGCACTCACTCCCGAGCTGCGGCGGCACGCAGCCGAGCGACTCACCTGGCTGGTGGGCGGCGTGGCGATCGCGACCGCGGCCGGGGCGATGGCCGTGATGTACTACGGCGTCTGGATCCTGCAGAGACTCAACCAGTCACTGCGCATGCAGATGGTCGATCGGCTGCAGGCGCTCTCGCTGCGCTTCCACGACCAGAGCCGCGTGGGCGACGCGATCTACCGCACGGTGCAGGACAGCGCCATGGTGACTCAGATCGTGCAGTCCTTCCTGCTGGCGCCCGGCTTTGCGCTCTTGCGTTTCGTGGCCCTGACCGCAGTGCTGGCCTCGTTCTCGCCCTGGCTGGCGCTCGCGCTGGTCGCCGTGTGGCTGCCGCTGGGCGTGCTCGCGCACACGCTGGGCGCGCGCCTGCGCGGCCGCTTCCGCGTGGCGCGCGCGTCGAACAGCGCGCTGACCTCGCAGATCCAGGAGAGCCTGTCGGGCATGCGCGTGATCAAGGCGTTCGGGCTCGAAGCGTTCGAGCAGGCGCGCTTCGAGTCGGCCTCGCGCGCGGCCTTCGCCGGCGCGCGCGCGGCGCGCAGCTGGGTGGCGGCGTTCGGGGTCGGGGCGTTCTGGGCGGTGGGCGCGGTGGTGCTGGGCGCGACGCTCGTGGCCACGCTCGCGACCGCCGAGGCCCGGCCGCTGTGGCTGGCCGAGGTCGCCTCGCGCCTGCAGATCGGCCCGCTGCAGGCGTTCTTGCTGCAGGCCGGCTTCGCGGTCTGGACGCTCGGGCTCTACAACACCTGGAAGGGCCTCTACGCCAGCGGCTCGGACGGGATCACCGACGTGTTTCGCGTGTGGACGCACGCGCAGGACATCGCGGTGGGGCTCGACCGCGCGTTCGAGCTGCTCGAGCGCGAGCCCGAGATCGCCGACGCGCCCGACGCGCGGCCGCTCGCGCCGCTCGCGCACGAGATCGCCTTCCGCGACGTGTCCTTCGCCTATCGCCCCGACCGCCCGGCGCTGGTCGGTGTGGACTTCACGGCGCCGGTCGGCGGAGTCACTGCGCTCGTCGGGCCCACGGGCGCGGGCAAGAGCACGGTCATGGCGCTGCTCCTGCGGCTGTTCGATCCCGACTCGGGCGCGATCGAGATCGACGGTGTCGACCTGCGCCGGCTGCGCGTCGCCGAGCTGCGGCGCGCGGTCGCGATCGCCCTGCAGGAGAACGTCTTGTTCGCGGCCAGCATCCGCGAGAACATCCGCTACGCGCGGCCGGGCGCGAGTGACTCCGAGGTGCGCGCCGCGGCGCGCGTGGCCTGCGCCGACGAGTTCATCGCCGCCCTGCCCGAGGGCTACGACACGCAGCTCGGCGAGCGCGGAGCGAAGCTCTCGACCGGCCAGCGCCAGCGGCTCACGCTGGCGCGCGCGCTGCTCAAGGACCCGCGCGTCCTCCTGCTCGACGAGCCGACCGCCTCGCTCGACGCCGAGACCGAGCACAGGCTGGTGCGCAACCTGGCCGAGTGGGGCCGCGGCCGCTGCATCTTCCTGGTGACTCACCGGCCGTCGACGGTGCGGCTGGCGGACCGGGTCGTGTTTCTCGACCACGGCAAGGTGGTCGAGACCGGAACGCCCGCCGAGCTGCTCGCGCGGCCGGGCGGCGCCTACCGCGCGCTGGCGGAGGCCGACGCGAGCGCGGCAGGGGCCCGGCCGTGA
- a CDS encoding ABC transporter ATP-binding protein has protein sequence MSTWATLARALRYVRPLRARFAAKVAMSLLSITPLLVLPVPIKLLIDHVIGNLPLAERIHTFPFLARPLVRLLIGASPVEILWLTVAAQVVLLLVIGQIGTSGGERDQTNAFGAGGVDAATETENAANLGFSYVGGIFGLFEFGWTLRLTQDLNHGFRSRLFERIQALPLSKLEDARIGDAVYRLMYDTPSISWACYRLVLITTVAPFGVAVYAYAIWDSFGVPELALWALALAPVTLLATWPFAELLRRRMLRSRSAGAIATSSLEEGVANIVAVQTQSGESRERARFDRESLESFQRHRGMIAVAMLAVLCALVPGVAVVRGAFLEVVDLAIAGRISLGDVSVLVTWFVQIAVFCGYLGGMWFSLNFSAPGLERVFALLDAEPERDAPGARDLPRARESLRFEHVDFAHTEGGATLRDVDFEARRGQMTAIVGPAGAGKTTLLWHVPRFLAPQRGCVRVDGVDLAGVTRESLRAQIAFVFQETALFAGTLEENLRLAKRDASELELRRAAQVAGVDELVRSLPDGWQTRLGRGGAGLSVGQKQRLAIARALLRDAPILILDEPTSALDPDTERHLLASLREAARDRIVLLVSHRLSTVRDADQILFLREGRIVERGTHEELVALPDGAYRHFVELQAAG, from the coding sequence GTGAGCACCTGGGCCACGCTCGCGCGCGCGCTGCGCTACGTGCGGCCGCTGCGCGCGCGCTTCGCGGCCAAGGTCGCGATGAGCCTGCTCTCGATCACGCCGCTGCTCGTGCTGCCCGTGCCGATCAAGCTCCTGATCGACCACGTGATCGGGAATCTCCCGCTGGCCGAGCGCATCCACACCTTCCCGTTTCTCGCGCGGCCGCTGGTGCGGCTCCTGATCGGCGCGTCGCCCGTCGAGATTTTGTGGCTCACGGTCGCGGCGCAGGTGGTGCTGCTCTTGGTGATCGGGCAGATCGGCACGAGCGGGGGCGAGCGTGACCAGACCAATGCGTTCGGCGCCGGCGGGGTCGACGCCGCGACCGAGACCGAGAACGCGGCGAACCTGGGCTTCAGCTACGTGGGCGGGATCTTCGGCCTGTTCGAGTTCGGCTGGACCCTGCGACTCACCCAGGACCTGAATCACGGCTTCCGCTCGCGCCTGTTCGAGCGCATCCAGGCGCTGCCGCTGTCCAAGCTCGAGGACGCGCGCATCGGCGATGCGGTCTACCGGCTGATGTACGACACGCCGTCGATCAGCTGGGCGTGCTACCGGCTGGTGCTGATCACGACCGTCGCGCCGTTCGGCGTGGCGGTGTACGCCTACGCGATCTGGGACAGCTTCGGGGTGCCCGAGCTCGCGCTCTGGGCGCTCGCGCTCGCGCCGGTCACGCTGCTCGCGACCTGGCCGTTCGCGGAGCTCTTGCGGCGCCGCATGCTGCGCAGCCGCAGCGCGGGCGCGATTGCGACCAGCTCGCTCGAAGAGGGCGTGGCGAACATCGTGGCCGTGCAGACGCAGAGCGGTGAGTCGCGCGAGCGCGCGCGTTTCGACCGCGAGAGCCTGGAGTCGTTCCAGCGCCACCGCGGCATGATCGCGGTCGCCATGCTCGCGGTCCTGTGTGCGCTGGTGCCGGGTGTGGCCGTGGTGCGGGGCGCGTTCCTCGAGGTCGTCGACCTCGCGATCGCCGGCCGCATCAGCCTGGGCGACGTGTCGGTGCTGGTGACCTGGTTCGTGCAGATCGCCGTGTTCTGCGGGTATCTGGGCGGCATGTGGTTCTCGCTGAACTTCTCGGCGCCGGGCCTGGAGCGCGTGTTCGCGCTGCTCGACGCCGAGCCGGAGCGCGACGCGCCCGGCGCGCGCGACCTGCCGCGCGCCCGCGAGTCGCTGCGCTTCGAGCACGTCGACTTCGCTCACACCGAGGGTGGGGCGACGCTGCGCGACGTGGACTTCGAGGCGCGCCGCGGCCAGATGACCGCGATCGTCGGCCCGGCGGGCGCGGGCAAGACCACCCTGCTCTGGCACGTGCCGCGCTTCCTCGCGCCGCAGCGCGGCTGCGTGCGGGTCGACGGCGTCGACCTGGCGGGAGTCACGCGCGAGTCGCTGCGCGCGCAGATCGCGTTCGTGTTCCAGGAGACCGCCCTGTTCGCGGGCACGCTCGAGGAGAACCTGCGCCTGGCCAAGCGCGACGCGAGCGAGCTCGAGCTGCGCCGCGCCGCGCAGGTCGCCGGCGTGGACGAGCTGGTGCGCAGCCTGCCGGACGGCTGGCAGACGCGGCTGGGCCGCGGCGGCGCGGGGCTCTCGGTGGGGCAGAAGCAGAGACTCGCGATCGCGCGCGCGCTGCTGCGCGACGCGCCGATCCTGATCCTCGACGAGCCGACCTCGGCGCTCGACCCCGACACCGAGCGCCACCTGCTCGCCTCGCTGCGCGAGGCCGCGCGCGACCGGATCGTGCTGCTCGTGTCTCATCGGCTCTCGACGGTGCGCGACGCCGACCAGATCCTGTTCCTGCGCGAGGGCCGGATCGTGGAGCGCGGAACGCACGAAGAGCTCGTCGCGTTGCCCGACGGCGCGTACCGGCATTTCGTCGAGCTGCAAGCGGCCGGCTAG
- a CDS encoding MaoC family dehydratase, with protein MALIRKKTGNFLEDFRLGQLFRHKGGRTVSEGLTAHFTDFSYTANPLHRNLRYAQRYGYESMPIPPGLVMAVAFSQTVEDISENARANLEYIDMRFGATVYVGDTIETETTVLGVKSSASRPELGVVHVQSIARKQTGQIVLAYQRKVQVFRHEAAAKLDEGEVPAAPVDVSLELPAYDPNAGYAELAHLSNSDTYFEDFSAGDTIEHSRGRVMTDEHIFLTGMLDNTSQVHCNQTLIDRDPSRYLGGKLVVYGGIPFALCLGLSSPDISDNSLGDVVYRTGRHTAPIFSGDTVFASTEIRGKRDFAGRPDLGRLEVTLRGHKFERTGTEEKRVQIFELERELSVKRRSHYAKS; from the coding sequence GTGGCCCTGATCCGCAAGAAGACCGGCAACTTTCTCGAGGACTTCCGACTCGGACAGCTGTTCCGCCACAAGGGCGGGCGCACGGTCAGCGAGGGACTCACCGCTCACTTCACCGACTTCTCCTACACGGCGAACCCGCTGCACCGGAACCTGCGCTACGCGCAGCGCTACGGCTACGAGTCGATGCCGATCCCGCCCGGTCTGGTGATGGCCGTCGCGTTCAGCCAGACCGTCGAAGACATCTCCGAGAACGCGCGCGCGAACCTCGAGTACATCGACATGCGCTTCGGCGCGACCGTGTACGTGGGAGACACGATCGAGACCGAGACCACCGTGCTGGGCGTGAAGAGCTCGGCGAGCCGGCCCGAGCTCGGCGTCGTGCACGTGCAGAGCATCGCGCGCAAGCAGACCGGCCAGATCGTGCTCGCCTACCAGCGCAAGGTGCAGGTGTTCCGGCACGAGGCCGCTGCGAAGCTCGACGAGGGCGAGGTGCCGGCCGCGCCGGTCGACGTGTCACTCGAGCTGCCGGCCTACGATCCCAACGCCGGCTACGCCGAGCTCGCGCATCTGTCCAACTCCGATACCTACTTCGAGGACTTCAGCGCGGGAGACACGATCGAGCATTCGCGCGGCCGGGTCATGACCGACGAGCACATCTTCCTGACCGGCATGCTCGACAACACCAGTCAGGTGCACTGCAACCAGACGCTGATCGACCGCGACCCCAGCCGCTATCTCGGCGGGAAGCTCGTGGTCTACGGCGGGATCCCGTTCGCGCTGTGCCTCGGCCTCTCCAGCCCCGACATCTCGGACAACAGCCTGGGCGACGTCGTCTACAGGACCGGCCGCCACACCGCGCCGATCTTCTCGGGTGACACGGTGTTCGCCTCGACCGAGATCCGCGGCAAGCGCGACTTCGCCGGCCGGCCCGACCTCGGCCGGCTCGAGGTCACCCTGCGCGGCCACAAGTTCGAGCGCACCGGCACGGAAGAGAAGCGCGTGCAGATCTTCGAGCTCGAGCGCGAGCTCTCGGTCAAGCGCCGCAGTCACTACGCCAAGAGCTAG